The following are from one region of the Halarcobacter sp. genome:
- a CDS encoding ABC transporter ATP-binding protein, which yields MIEAKNIYLSYDENKYIIKKGNFSVKEREFIFIGGTSGSGKSTLLKSFYGEIPLKHGSLNIAGQEVFGIKGKPLRRLRKDIGIIFQDYKLIKEWTIEENIMIPLKINGYSSDVSKEQAIKLLTHVKLAHRQGYYPNELSGGEQQRVAVARALAHNPKIIIADEPTGNLDDYSAEVVWNLLKGANEQLGITVVVVTHRVPKNFGIRFRQLSIEDGIIYEVS from the coding sequence ATGATTGAAGCTAAAAATATATACCTCTCTTATGATGAGAATAAATACATTATAAAAAAAGGTAATTTTTCAGTAAAAGAAAGAGAGTTTATATTTATTGGCGGAACAAGTGGTAGTGGAAAATCTACACTTTTAAAATCATTTTATGGAGAGATTCCTTTAAAACACGGTAGTTTAAATATTGCAGGACAAGAGGTTTTTGGAATAAAAGGAAAACCCCTTAGACGACTAAGAAAAGATATTGGAATTATTTTCCAAGATTATAAACTTATAAAAGAGTGGACTATTGAAGAAAATATTATGATTCCACTTAAAATCAATGGTTATTCAAGTGATGTATCAAAAGAGCAAGCAATAAAACTTTTAACTCACGTAAAATTAGCCCATAGACAAGGTTATTATCCAAATGAACTAAGTGGTGGGGAGCAACAAAGAGTTGCCGTTGCACGTGCTCTTGCACACAATCCAAAAATCATAATTGCAGATGAACCAACTGGTAACCTTGATGATTATTCTGCTGAAGTTGTATGGAATCTTTTAAAAGGTGCAAATGAACAATTAGGTATCACTGTTGTTGTTGTAACCCACAGAGTTCCTAAAAACTTTGGTATTAGATTTAGACAACTCTCTATAGAAGATGGTATTATTTATGAAGTTTCTTAA
- the trmB gene encoding tRNA (guanosine(46)-N7)-methyltransferase TrmB, producing MPHIVFDKYNKELVTPTKFKDISFDFVAKSYNFTQKTRKPEYKIAVTNNNKEFFLTLKSKDENLLLKADKVTRVTPVQIVKDAINSYVEAIDANILFSNTQNFNQKVKPDQENLKDIDFFVNDFQTEKEIQIEIGFGSGRHLLHQAKENPHIQFIGLEIHTPSIEQLLKQLTIQNIENVLVVNYDARLFMEFINSNKVGRIFVHFPVPWDKKPHRRIYSNAFINEALRVLKVGGTLELRTDSRKYFDYCTELLTNLPKGKIEIDINKDLQVSSKYEDRWKKQGKHIYDVTLYCAQEDEDINLEYDFSFDKEIEFSKIIKNICTKAIVEEDYFIHIEDIFVIEDKDDSGLIQVTYGSFDRPLNKYILIDEKKAKYFQDTPLPTSANIKAHNKLKEILQDD from the coding sequence ATGCCGCACATAGTTTTTGATAAATACAATAAAGAATTAGTAACGCCTACAAAATTCAAAGATATTTCTTTTGATTTTGTTGCAAAGTCTTATAACTTTACACAAAAGACAAGAAAGCCAGAATACAAAATAGCTGTTACAAACAACAATAAAGAGTTTTTTTTAACTCTTAAATCAAAAGATGAAAATCTACTTTTAAAAGCAGACAAAGTCACAAGAGTTACCCCTGTACAAATTGTTAAAGATGCTATAAATTCTTATGTTGAAGCAATTGATGCAAACATACTTTTTAGTAATACTCAAAACTTTAATCAAAAAGTTAAGCCTGATCAAGAGAATTTAAAAGATATAGATTTTTTTGTAAATGATTTTCAAACAGAAAAAGAGATTCAAATAGAGATTGGGTTTGGTAGTGGAAGACATCTTCTACATCAAGCAAAAGAGAATCCACATATTCAATTTATTGGTTTAGAGATTCATACACCATCTATTGAACAATTATTAAAACAATTAACTATACAAAATATAGAAAATGTTTTAGTTGTAAACTATGATGCAAGACTTTTTATGGAGTTTATAAATTCAAATAAAGTTGGAAGAATTTTTGTACATTTCCCTGTACCATGGGACAAAAAACCACATAGAAGAATATACTCAAATGCTTTTATAAATGAAGCTTTAAGAGTATTAAAAGTTGGTGGAACTTTAGAGTTAAGAACAGATAGTAGAAAATATTTTGATTATTGTACTGAGCTTTTAACTAACCTTCCTAAAGGTAAAATAGAGATTGATATAAACAAAGATTTACAAGTTTCAAGTAAATATGAAGATAGATGGAAAAAACAAGGAAAACATATCTATGATGTAACACTTTATTGTGCCCAAGAAGATGAAGATATAAACCTTGAATACGATTTTAGTTTTGATAAAGAGATTGAGTTTTCAAAGATTATAAAGAATATTTGTACTAAAGCTATAGTTGAAGAGGATTATTTTATCCATATTGAAGATATTTTTGTAATAGAAGATAAAGATGATTCTGGACTTATTCAAGTTACTTATGGAAGTTTTGACAGACCTTTAAACAAATATATTTTAATAGATGAGAAAAAAGCTAAATATTTTCAAGATACACCACTTCCTACAAGTGCAAATATAAAAGCTCATAATAAACTAAAAGAGATATTACAAGATGATTGA
- a CDS encoding RluA family pseudouridine synthase produces MYKNFIVLEANRLDKFLTLHIDASRNQIEQLIKKDFVKVDGKIIAKPGIKLKPNQEVEVNFPEAVFEDVKDEEFIKESLKDKNIEIIYEDDYILVVNKPYNLTVHDAPSVKDATLVDWLKLKNISLSTISGEERHGIVHRLDKGTSGVMVVAKTNEAHVNLSKQLEDKSMGRYYLAILDLPLKDNIIIEKPIARNPNNRLKMAIVENGKNAKSAFAKIETSNNQKSELIACKLFTGRTHQIRVHLSSINRHILGDNLYGFKGELNKINRFYLHAYILYLIHPITNEKMSFKAKLSDDMHQYLINNFDMEKINDKIDETNIISNFDFIS; encoded by the coding sequence ATGTATAAAAATTTTATTGTTTTAGAAGCAAATAGATTAGATAAATTTTTAACTTTACATATTGATGCTTCAAGAAACCAAATTGAACAACTTATAAAAAAAGATTTTGTTAAAGTTGATGGCAAAATTATAGCAAAACCAGGTATAAAATTGAAACCAAATCAAGAAGTTGAAGTAAATTTTCCAGAAGCAGTTTTTGAAGATGTAAAAGATGAAGAGTTTATAAAAGAATCATTAAAAGATAAAAATATTGAAATTATTTATGAAGATGACTATATATTAGTTGTAAACAAACCATATAATTTGACAGTTCATGATGCACCAAGTGTAAAAGATGCAACCTTAGTTGATTGGCTTAAACTTAAAAATATCTCTTTATCAACAATTAGTGGAGAAGAGAGACATGGAATTGTTCATAGATTAGATAAGGGAACTAGTGGAGTGATGGTTGTTGCAAAAACAAATGAAGCCCATGTAAATCTTTCTAAACAACTTGAAGATAAAAGTATGGGAAGATATTATCTTGCGATACTTGATTTACCCCTTAAAGATAATATAATAATAGAAAAACCAATTGCAAGAAATCCAAATAATAGATTAAAAATGGCAATAGTTGAAAATGGGAAAAATGCAAAATCAGCCTTTGCCAAAATTGAAACCTCAAATAATCAAAAAAGTGAGTTAATTGCCTGCAAACTTTTTACAGGAAGAACTCATCAAATCAGAGTTCATCTAAGTTCGATAAATAGGCATATATTAGGGGATAATTTATATGGTTTTAAGGGCGAATTAAATAAAATAAATAGATTTTATTTGCATGCATATATTTTATACTTAATTCACCCAATTACAAATGAAAAAATGAGCTTCAAAGCTAAGCTTAGTGATGATATGCATCAATACCTAATAAATAATTTTGATATGGAGAAGATTAATGACAAAATTGATGAAACTAACATCATTAGCAACTTTGATTTTATTAGTTAG
- a CDS encoding FtsW/RodA/SpoVE family cell cycle protein, producing MRLFDKRIISHFDYLLIIFILPLVLLSYNLISETNTTLANKQLIYFSISLIAFIVVFILPIRRNIRIIPLLYWIGIFLLLAVEFWGVTKLGAKRWLSLPLMGMTIQPSELFKPVFILMLGHLIQNRQPEKGGYNFKDFVYFSFFILLPFFLIAKEPDLGTALVLLLVGYGILFIIGVNWKIWAGIFLVIGLASPLIYTYMIKDYQKKRIKDFLSEKPSYQVQQSIIAIGNGGLLGKEAEDATQSQLKFLPIATSDFIFAYFVERYGFLGAFGLIVIYALLILHLLSLNYYFQDDFVIRSFASGLGLLIFLNMSVNILMVIGYAPVVGLPLPMFSYGGSSFINFIVLFAILENLLAFRFMDMYSFERRL from the coding sequence ATGCGTTTATTTGATAAAAGAATTATATCTCATTTTGATTATTTACTTATTATATTTATACTACCTTTGGTATTACTTTCATATAATTTAATTAGTGAAACAAATACTACCCTTGCAAATAAACAATTAATATATTTCTCAATATCACTTATAGCATTTATTGTTGTTTTTATTTTACCTATTAGAAGAAATATAAGAATAATACCTCTTTTGTATTGGATTGGTATTTTTTTACTTTTAGCTGTTGAGTTTTGGGGAGTAACCAAACTTGGGGCAAAAAGATGGCTAAGTCTTCCTTTAATGGGGATGACAATCCAACCAAGTGAATTATTTAAACCTGTATTTATACTTATGTTAGGACACTTAATCCAAAATAGACAACCTGAAAAAGGTGGATACAACTTCAAAGATTTTGTATATTTTTCTTTTTTCATTCTTTTGCCATTTTTTCTTATAGCTAAAGAGCCAGATTTAGGTACAGCATTAGTACTACTATTAGTTGGTTATGGAATTTTGTTTATTATTGGCGTAAATTGGAAAATTTGGGCAGGGATATTTTTAGTTATAGGTCTTGCTTCACCTTTGATTTATACCTATATGATAAAAGATTATCAGAAAAAAAGGATTAAAGACTTTTTATCAGAGAAACCAAGTTATCAAGTACAACAATCAATTATAGCAATAGGAAATGGGGGATTGTTAGGTAAAGAAGCAGAAGATGCTACACAATCTCAGTTAAAGTTTTTACCTATTGCTACAAGTGATTTTATATTTGCTTATTTTGTAGAAAGATATGGGTTTTTAGGAGCCTTTGGTTTAATTGTAATATATGCTTTACTTATTTTGCACTTATTATCCTTGAATTATTATTTTCAAGATGATTTTGTAATACGTAGCTTTGCCTCCGGATTAGGTCTTTTGATTTTTCTAAATATGAGTGTAAATATTTTAATGGTGATTGGTTATGCACCTGTTGTAGGCTTGCCTTTACCGATGTTTTCTTATGGTGGAAGTTCTTTTATAAATTTTATTGTACTATTCGCTATTTTAGAAAATCTATTAGCCTTTAGGTTTATGGATATGTATAGTTTTGAGAGGAGATTATAA
- the speB gene encoding agmatinase — protein MEAQLACFIGFEDSFEESKAVLFGAPFDGTTSFKPGARFAPSAMREDSWGLESYSPYLDKDLEDIKLFDYGNLELPFGDKKNALRMIQEKTQEIIDAGKIPIMIGGEHLVSLAPVKALSKKYKDLNIIHFDAHTDLREDYLGEALSHATVIRRIYDQVGDGNVNQFCIRSGLKEEFEWAKKHTHLEKFTYNTLESCVRRIKDKPVYITIDLDVFDPAVFPGTGTPEPGGINFHHMMEIISILSRLENVVGMDVVELSPKYDASGVSTAVACKTLRELVLATVK, from the coding sequence ATGGAAGCTCAATTAGCTTGTTTTATTGGTTTTGAGGATAGTTTTGAAGAGTCAAAAGCTGTTCTTTTTGGAGCACCTTTTGATGGAACAACATCATTTAAGCCAGGAGCTAGATTTGCACCAAGTGCTATGAGAGAAGATTCTTGGGGATTAGAAAGTTATAGCCCATATCTTGATAAGGATTTAGAAGATATAAAACTGTTTGATTATGGTAATTTAGAACTTCCTTTTGGAGATAAGAAAAATGCCCTTAGAATGATTCAAGAAAAAACTCAAGAGATAATTGATGCAGGAAAAATCCCAATTATGATAGGTGGAGAACATTTAGTTTCATTAGCTCCTGTAAAAGCACTAAGTAAAAAGTATAAAGATTTAAATATCATTCACTTTGATGCACATACAGATTTAAGAGAAGATTATTTAGGTGAAGCACTAAGCCATGCTACAGTAATCAGAAGAATCTACGACCAAGTGGGCGATGGAAATGTAAATCAGTTTTGTATAAGAAGTGGATTAAAAGAGGAGTTTGAATGGGCAAAAAAGCATACTCACTTAGAAAAGTTTACATACAACACTTTAGAATCATGTGTTAGAAGAATAAAAGACAAACCAGTATATATCACAATAGATTTAGATGTATTCGACCCAGCAGTATTCCCAGGAACAGGAACACCAGAACCAGGTGGAATAAACTTTCACCATATGATGGAGATAATCTCTATACTAAGTAGACTTGAAAATGTAGTAGGGATGGATGTAGTTGAGCTAAGTCCCAAATATGATGCAAGTGGGGTTTCTACAGCTGTTGCTTGTAAGACTTTAAGGGAACTTGTTTTAGCTACTGTTAAATAG
- a CDS encoding toll/interleukin-1 receptor domain-containing protein, whose amino-acid sequence MLSSSEKIRLLNKLLERSSNVTVENCDDTNFKTWRNLVERTFIKVFGKESAEFRHFNDLNFFYPAMVHFVDSDYTLEHLRCFREDFSILKSSIEQYIEEIEEQETEALELVEESIEKPITKVFISHASKDSDIVEEMIEILESIGLDSHQIFCTSFEGYGIELGENFLDSIKDELSSDSLVIFILSKSFYESPVCLCEMGATWVLAKEHIPVLVPPLDYADVKGVIPLSQGFKINEPLKLNLFKEKIEKVFSLKSTVSMSTWERKRDRILSRIEKSIGQ is encoded by the coding sequence ATGCTGTCATCTAGTGAAAAAATAAGACTATTAAATAAATTACTTGAGAGATCATCAAATGTAACTGTTGAAAATTGCGATGATACAAATTTTAAAACATGGAGAAATTTAGTTGAGAGAACTTTTATTAAAGTTTTTGGAAAAGAATCAGCAGAATTTAGACATTTTAATGACTTAAACTTCTTTTATCCTGCAATGGTACATTTCGTAGATTCTGACTACACTTTAGAGCATCTTCGTTGTTTTCGTGAAGATTTTAGTATATTGAAATCATCAATTGAACAGTATATTGAAGAAATTGAAGAACAGGAGACAGAAGCATTGGAGTTAGTTGAAGAAAGTATTGAAAAACCAATAACGAAAGTCTTTATTAGCCATGCTTCTAAAGATTCCGATATTGTTGAAGAGATGATTGAAATATTAGAATCTATTGGACTTGACTCTCATCAAATATTTTGTACATCATTTGAAGGCTATGGAATTGAACTAGGTGAGAATTTCCTTGACTCTATAAAAGATGAGTTGTCATCTGACTCTCTTGTAATTTTTATTTTGTCTAAAAGTTTCTACGAAAGCCCTGTATGCCTTTGTGAAATGGGTGCTACTTGGGTATTAGCAAAAGAGCACATACCTGTTTTAGTTCCTCCACTAGATTATGCAGATGTTAAAGGTGTAATACCTCTATCTCAAGGCTTTAAAATCAATGAACCTCTTAAACTAAATCTTTTTAAAGAAAAAATAGAAAAGGTATTTTCGCTAAAAAGTACTGTAAGCATGTCAACTTGGGAAAGAAAAAGAGATAGAATATTAAGTAGAATAGAAAAAAGCATTGGACAATAA
- a CDS encoding methylenetetrahydrofolate reductase — translation MLTDKIRNKEKGIVLYGITPPKVNHTEDEIKEIAKKHIDRISKLDVDGLVLYDIQDESDRTDEERPFPFIKTLDPCEYSHKYLQELKTPRIVYRAVGNYNTETFTNWLDFTKQDGQVHSVFVGAASHEQKNPLTLKEAYRLKREVNNNLCLGGIAIPERHKKKEDEHLRVASKIENSCEFFITQCVYDVEASKVFLTDYVKYVKENNLPMVPIIFTLTPCGSKKTLDFMKWLGISIPNYLEEDLKESGDILHDSILISKKIFEELYTFGLKRGIPVGCNIESVAIRKAEIEASVELLEEVKAIIEKHS, via the coding sequence ATGTTAACAGACAAAATTAGAAATAAAGAAAAAGGTATAGTTTTATACGGTATTACACCACCAAAAGTTAACCATACAGAAGATGAGATTAAAGAGATTGCAAAAAAACATATTGATAGAATCTCAAAACTAGATGTGGATGGTTTAGTACTTTATGATATCCAAGATGAATCAGATAGAACAGATGAAGAGAGACCTTTTCCTTTTATTAAAACATTAGATCCTTGCGAGTATTCACATAAATATTTACAAGAATTAAAAACACCAAGAATTGTATATAGAGCTGTAGGTAACTATAATACTGAAACATTTACAAATTGGCTTGATTTTACAAAACAAGATGGACAAGTACATTCAGTATTTGTTGGAGCTGCTTCACACGAACAAAAAAATCCTTTAACTTTAAAAGAAGCATATAGATTAAAAAGAGAAGTAAACAACAACTTATGTTTAGGTGGAATTGCTATTCCTGAAAGACACAAGAAAAAAGAGGATGAACACTTAAGAGTTGCATCAAAAATAGAAAACTCTTGTGAGTTTTTTATTACTCAATGTGTATATGATGTAGAAGCATCAAAAGTATTTTTAACTGATTATGTTAAATATGTAAAAGAAAACAACCTTCCAATGGTACCAATAATCTTTACACTAACTCCTTGTGGAAGTAAAAAAACTCTAGATTTCATGAAATGGTTAGGGATTAGTATTCCAAACTATTTAGAAGAGGATTTAAAAGAATCAGGGGATATTTTACATGATTCTATTTTAATCTCTAAAAAGATTTTTGAGGAGTTATATACTTTTGGATTAAAAAGAGGTATTCCTGTTGGGTGTAATATTGAGAGTGTTGCTATTAGAAAAGCTGAGATAGAGGCTTCGGTTGAGCTTTTAGAAGAAGTAAAGGCTATAATAGAAAAACATTCTTAG
- a CDS encoding TonB family protein has translation MKPIIYAFILSIILHLLIFLPIDLKKEEPKKKKEEKVEKVSSVRYVKLMPKKIATPKPEPKQEIKPIPKPKNYKVVERNKIVPQKKKEVVKKAKKIPSSTPKKIVKKFKAEKKVAIKPQEKRKTIPNKNLENFLLKDPVPVDVDMLDAMTKSYIKTYGKEYEKLTNVQKVFIQNNLNDIVSITRKYYRFPSIALKLKKNDYNIVEFSLHPNGDISGLKIIKPGEYSFYDKSILETIEFAYKDYPRPKETTKIRFFITYKTY, from the coding sequence ATGAAACCAATTATATATGCTTTTATTTTATCAATAATTTTACACTTACTTATTTTTCTTCCAATTGATTTAAAAAAAGAGGAACCTAAAAAGAAAAAAGAGGAAAAAGTAGAAAAGGTATCTTCTGTAAGATATGTAAAACTAATGCCTAAAAAAATAGCTACTCCAAAGCCTGAACCAAAACAAGAGATAAAACCTATACCTAAACCTAAAAACTATAAGGTTGTAGAAAGAAATAAAATAGTTCCACAAAAGAAAAAAGAGGTTGTAAAAAAAGCAAAAAAAATCCCCTCTTCTACTCCTAAAAAGATTGTAAAAAAATTTAAAGCAGAAAAAAAAGTTGCCATAAAACCACAAGAAAAAAGAAAAACTATTCCAAATAAAAATCTTGAAAACTTTTTACTAAAAGATCCTGTTCCTGTTGATGTGGATATGCTTGATGCTATGACAAAAAGTTATATCAAAACATATGGAAAAGAGTATGAAAAACTAACAAATGTGCAAAAAGTTTTTATACAAAACAATCTAAATGATATTGTATCAATCACTAGAAAATATTATAGGTTTCCCTCTATTGCACTAAAGTTGAAAAAAAATGATTATAATATAGTGGAGTTTTCATTGCATCCAAATGGTGATATTAGCGGATTAAAAATAATTAAACCGGGGGAATACTCTTTTTATGATAAATCTATTTTAGAAACTATTGAGTTTGCCTATAAAGATTATCCAAGACCTAAAGAAACAACTAAAATAAGGTTTTTTATCACTTACAAAACATACTGA
- the hemL gene encoding glutamate-1-semialdehyde 2,1-aminomutase, with the protein MFENSIKAYEDAKKVIPGGVDSPVRAFKSVGGTPPFIDKGEGAYLVDVDGNRYLDFVQSWGPLIFGHCDSDIENAVLQTVKKGLSFGAPSVLETELAAEIVDMYDNIEKVRFVNSGTEATMSAIRLARGVTGKNNILKFEGCYHGHSDSLLVQAGSGLATLGTPSSPGVPADFTKYTLVCEFNNIENLKKCFEDSDDIACIIIEPIAGNMGLVPASEEFLAECRRLCDENGTLLILDEVMSGFRASLTGAHGVINVKADIITFGKVIGAGMPVGAFASTSDIMEQLSPNGAIYQAGTLSGNPVAMAAGLTSLRKLKANPEIYVELERKSKKLVNGLKEVATKNGVALQVDTRGSMFGFFFADKMPTNFSEVSNFCNFDRFGKFHSEMIKKGFYFACSQYEVGFMSTVITDEEIDACINAADEIMKNF; encoded by the coding sequence ATGTTTGAAAACTCAATCAAAGCTTATGAAGATGCAAAAAAAGTTATCCCTGGTGGAGTAGATTCTCCTGTTAGAGCATTTAAATCAGTTGGCGGAACACCACCATTTATTGATAAAGGTGAGGGTGCTTATTTAGTTGATGTTGATGGAAATAGATATTTAGACTTTGTTCAAAGTTGGGGACCACTTATTTTTGGTCATTGTGATAGTGATATTGAAAATGCAGTATTGCAGACAGTTAAAAAAGGTTTATCATTTGGTGCACCAAGTGTTTTAGAAACTGAACTTGCTGCTGAGATTGTTGATATGTATGATAACATTGAAAAAGTTAGATTCGTAAATTCTGGTACGGAAGCAACTATGTCAGCTATTAGATTAGCTCGTGGTGTAACTGGTAAAAACAATATATTAAAATTTGAAGGGTGTTATCATGGGCACTCTGATTCATTATTAGTGCAAGCTGGTTCTGGTCTTGCTACACTTGGAACACCAAGCTCTCCTGGAGTTCCTGCAGACTTTACAAAATATACACTTGTTTGTGAGTTTAACAATATTGAAAATCTAAAAAAATGTTTTGAAGATTCAGATGACATTGCTTGTATCATAATTGAGCCAATTGCAGGAAATATGGGATTAGTTCCAGCAAGTGAAGAGTTTTTAGCCGAGTGTAGAAGACTTTGTGATGAAAATGGAACTTTATTAATCCTTGATGAAGTTATGTCAGGATTTAGAGCATCTTTAACTGGAGCTCATGGAGTAATCAATGTAAAAGCTGACATTATCACTTTTGGTAAAGTTATTGGTGCAGGTATGCCTGTTGGTGCTTTTGCTTCTACAAGTGATATTATGGAACAACTTTCACCAAATGGTGCTATTTATCAAGCAGGAACATTAAGTGGAAATCCAGTTGCAATGGCAGCAGGTCTAACAAGTCTTAGAAAACTAAAAGCAAATCCAGAAATTTACGTGGAGTTAGAAAGAAAATCTAAAAAATTAGTAAATGGATTAAAAGAGGTTGCTACTAAAAATGGTGTTGCTCTTCAAGTTGATACTAGAGGAAGTATGTTTGGTTTCTTCTTTGCTGATAAGATGCCAACTAACTTTAGTGAAGTAAGTAACTTTTGTAACTTTGATAGATTTGGAAAATTTCACAGTGAGATGATTAAAAAAGGTTTCTATTTTGCTTGTTCTCAATATGAAGTAGGGTTTATGTCTACAGTTATTACAGATGAAGAGATTGATGCTTGCATAAATGCAGCAGATGAAATTATGAAAAATTTCTAA
- a CDS encoding pyrimidine/purine nucleoside phosphorylase yields the protein MSFIEKNVDLLKKANIYFDGRVTSRNYTDSDGVIKSLGIMLPGEYTFNTKAPEKMEILSGKVEVLLAGMESNWETYEGGDLFEVPANSSFEIKVDDITDYCCTYL from the coding sequence ATGAGTTTTATTGAAAAAAATGTTGATTTATTAAAAAAAGCAAATATCTATTTTGATGGTAGAGTTACAAGTAGAAACTATACAGATAGTGATGGTGTGATTAAATCACTTGGTATTATGTTACCAGGTGAATACACTTTTAATACAAAAGCTCCTGAAAAGATGGAAATTCTTTCTGGTAAAGTTGAAGTTTTATTAGCAGGTATGGAGAGTAACTGGGAAACTTATGAGGGCGGAGATCTATTTGAAGTTCCAGCTAATTCAAGTTTTGAAATAAAAGTTGATGATATAACTGATTATTGTTGTACATATTTATAA
- a CDS encoding AtpZ/AtpI family protein has product MENKEEKQVPKHRGKLQALDNLSLGISLVAAVAIGFGIGYGLKELTGYEWTLWLGIFWGIAAAVLNIYKAYKRAMKEYEGLENDPRYSYRAKHGDKSFDDEDE; this is encoded by the coding sequence ATGGAAAATAAAGAAGAGAAACAAGTTCCTAAGCATAGAGGTAAATTACAAGCATTAGATAATTTATCTTTAGGTATATCTCTTGTTGCGGCTGTAGCAATTGGTTTTGGTATAGGTTATGGTTTAAAAGAACTAACTGGTTATGAGTGGACTTTATGGCTTGGTATATTTTGGGGTATAGCTGCTGCTGTACTAAATATATATAAAGCATATAAAAGAGCTATGAAAGAGTATGAAGGTTTAGAAAATGACCCAAGATACTCTTACAGAGCAAAACATGGTGACAAATCTTTCGACGACGAAGATGAATAA